In Enterobacter cloacae, the following are encoded in one genomic region:
- a CDS encoding L-lactate permease, with translation MSLWQQNYDPAGNIWLSSLIASLPILFFFFALIKLKLKGYLAATYTVTIALLVALFFYKMPVDRALASVVYGFFYGLWPIAWIIIAAVFVYKISVKTGQFDIIRSSILSITPDQRLQMLIVGFSFGAFLEGAAGFGAPVAITAALLVGLGFNPLYAAGLCLIVNTAPVAFGAMGIPILVAGQVTGLNSFEIGQMVGRQLPFLTIIVLFWIMAIMDGWRGVKETWPAVMVAGGSFAIAQFLSSNFLGPELPDIISSLVSLVCLTLFLKRWQPVRIFRFADMGAAQVDNTLARTGYTPGQIVRAWSPFLFLTATVTLWSIPPFKALFAPGGALYDMVINISVPFLDKMVARMPPVVHAATPYAAVYKFDWFSATGTAILFAAILSVVWLRMKPAAAIQTFAATIKELMLPIYSIGMVLAFAFISNYSGLSSTLALALAHTSHAFTFFSPFLGWLGVFLTGSDTSSNALFAALQATAAQQIGVSDVLLVAANTTGGVTGKMISPQSIAIACAAVGLVGKESDLFRFTVKHSLIFTCMVGVITTLQAYVLTWMIP, from the coding sequence ATGAGCCTCTGGCAACAAAACTACGATCCAGCCGGGAATATCTGGCTGTCGAGTCTGATCGCATCGCTTCCGATCCTGTTCTTCTTCTTTGCGCTGATTAAGCTCAAGCTGAAGGGCTATCTTGCCGCCACGTACACCGTCACCATCGCCCTTCTGGTGGCGCTGTTTTTCTATAAAATGCCGGTCGACCGCGCCCTGGCTTCCGTCGTGTATGGCTTCTTCTACGGCCTGTGGCCGATTGCGTGGATCATCATTGCTGCGGTGTTTGTCTATAAAATCTCGGTGAAAACCGGGCAGTTCGACATAATCCGCTCGTCGATCCTCTCCATCACACCTGACCAGCGCTTACAGATGCTGATTGTCGGCTTCTCCTTCGGCGCATTTCTTGAGGGTGCGGCAGGGTTTGGTGCGCCTGTAGCGATCACCGCCGCATTACTGGTAGGCCTGGGCTTTAACCCACTGTATGCCGCAGGTCTTTGCCTGATTGTGAACACCGCACCGGTGGCGTTTGGTGCAATGGGGATTCCGATTCTGGTGGCCGGACAGGTTACCGGGCTGAACAGCTTCGAAATTGGCCAGATGGTTGGCCGCCAGTTGCCGTTCCTGACCATCATTGTGCTGTTCTGGATCATGGCGATTATGGACGGCTGGCGCGGTGTGAAAGAGACCTGGCCTGCAGTGATGGTGGCGGGTGGTTCGTTCGCTATTGCCCAGTTCCTCAGCTCAAACTTCCTCGGCCCGGAACTGCCGGACATTATCTCCTCGCTGGTCTCACTGGTCTGTCTGACGTTGTTCCTGAAGCGCTGGCAGCCGGTGCGTATTTTCCGTTTTGCCGATATGGGTGCTGCGCAGGTCGATAACACACTGGCACGCACAGGCTACACCCCGGGGCAGATTGTCCGCGCATGGTCACCATTCCTGTTCCTGACCGCAACCGTTACGCTGTGGAGCATTCCACCGTTTAAAGCCCTGTTCGCCCCTGGCGGTGCGCTGTACGACATGGTGATTAACATCTCCGTGCCGTTCCTCGACAAGATGGTTGCCCGCATGCCACCCGTGGTACACGCGGCCACGCCGTATGCTGCGGTGTATAAATTTGACTGGTTCTCCGCAACCGGTACGGCCATCCTGTTTGCCGCTATTCTTTCAGTGGTATGGCTGCGCATGAAACCTGCCGCCGCCATTCAGACCTTTGCGGCAACCATTAAAGAACTGATGCTGCCGATTTACTCCATCGGCATGGTGCTGGCGTTCGCATTTATTTCGAACTACTCCGGCCTCTCCTCCACGCTGGCACTGGCGCTGGCTCATACCAGCCATGCCTTTACCTTCTTCTCGCCATTCCTCGGCTGGCTGGGGGTATTCCTGACCGGTTCAGACACCTCATCTAACGCCCTGTTTGCCGCACTACAAGCGACAGCCGCGCAGCAGATCGGCGTCTCAGACGTACTGCTGGTTGCGGCCAATACCACTGGCGGCGTCACCGGCAAGATGATTTCTCCGCAGTCCATCGCCATTGCCTGTGCCGCGGTGGGACTGGTGGGTAAAGAGTCGGATCTGTTCCGCTTTACCGTTAAACACAGCCTGATATTTACCTGCATGGTCGGGGTAATCACCACGCTGCAGGCCTATGTCTTAACCTGGATGATCCCATGA
- the trmL gene encoding tRNA (cytidine(34)-2'-O)-methyltransferase — protein MLNIVLFEPEIPPNTGNIIRLCANTGFRLHIIEPMGFAWDDKRLRRAGLDYHEFTAVVRHHDYAAFLEAEKPQRMFALTTKGTPAHSAVSYQDGDYLMFGPETRGLPATILDALPAEQKIRIPMMPDSRSMNLSNAVSVVVYEAWRQLGYPGAVLRS, from the coding sequence ATGCTTAACATCGTTTTATTCGAACCAGAAATTCCACCGAACACCGGCAATATCATTCGCCTGTGCGCCAACACCGGGTTTCGCCTGCATATCATCGAGCCGATGGGGTTTGCGTGGGACGACAAACGTCTGCGCCGCGCGGGGCTGGATTATCATGAATTTACTGCCGTGGTTCGTCATCACGATTACGCCGCATTTCTGGAAGCAGAGAAACCGCAGCGCATGTTCGCCCTGACCACTAAAGGCACGCCAGCACACAGCGCCGTAAGCTATCAGGACGGTGATTATCTGATGTTTGGCCCGGAAACCCGTGGTCTGCCAGCAACCATTCTGGACGCCCTGCCCGCGGAACAAAAAATCCGGATCCCGATGATGCCGGACAGCCGCAGTATGAACCTGTCAAATGCGGTGTCGGTCGTCGTGTATGAAGCATGGCGTCAGTTGGGTTACCCTGGCGCGGTACTACGCAGCTAA
- the gpsA gene encoding glycerol-3-phosphate dehydrogenase [NAD(P)+] has protein sequence MSTVNASMTVIGAGSYGTALAITLARNGHDVVLWGHDPKHVATLQHDRCNVAFLPDVPFPDSLHLESDLATALAASRNILIVVPSHVFGEVLRQIKPLMRPDARIVWATKGLEAETGRLLQDVAREALGDAIPLAVISGPTFAKELAAGLPTAISLASTDPTFSDDLQHLLHCGKSFRVYSNPDFIGVQLGGAVKNVIAIGAGMSDGIGFGANARTALITRGLTEMSRLGAALGADPATFMGMAGLGDLVLTCTDNQSRNRRFGMMLGQGMDVKGAQEKIGQVVEGYRNTKEVRELAHRFGVEMPITEEIYQVLYCGKNAREAALTLLGRARKDERSSN, from the coding sequence ATGAGCACTGTTAATGCGTCAATGACTGTGATCGGTGCCGGTTCATACGGCACCGCTCTTGCCATCACGCTGGCAAGAAATGGTCACGACGTGGTCCTGTGGGGCCACGACCCTAAACATGTCGCGACGTTGCAACACGACCGCTGCAACGTGGCGTTTCTCCCGGACGTTCCGTTCCCTGACTCTCTGCACCTGGAAAGCGACCTTGCGACCGCGCTGGCGGCCAGTCGCAATATTCTGATTGTGGTGCCGAGCCATGTGTTTGGCGAAGTCCTGCGTCAGATTAAGCCGCTGATGCGCCCGGATGCGCGCATTGTGTGGGCGACGAAAGGGCTGGAAGCCGAAACGGGACGCCTGTTGCAGGACGTTGCTCGTGAAGCGCTGGGCGATGCCATTCCGCTGGCCGTTATTTCCGGACCGACGTTTGCTAAAGAGCTGGCTGCCGGCCTGCCGACGGCAATCTCGCTGGCATCAACCGACCCGACTTTCTCTGACGATCTTCAGCATCTGCTGCACTGCGGCAAGAGCTTCCGTGTCTACAGCAACCCCGATTTTATCGGTGTGCAGCTGGGCGGTGCGGTGAAGAACGTGATTGCTATTGGTGCCGGGATGTCAGACGGTATTGGTTTTGGCGCGAATGCACGTACGGCGCTGATCACCCGTGGGTTGACCGAGATGTCCCGTCTTGGTGCGGCGCTGGGCGCTGACCCGGCCACCTTTATGGGGATGGCTGGTCTGGGCGATTTGGTGCTGACCTGTACCGACAACCAGTCGCGTAACCGCCGTTTTGGCATGATGCTCGGACAGGGCATGGATGTGAAAGGCGCGCAGGAGAAGATTGGTCAGGTGGTTGAAGGCTACCGCAATACCAAAGAAGTCCGAGAATTGGCACACCGTTTTGGTGTCGAAATGCCAATAACCGAGGAAATTTATCAGGTATTGTATTGCGGAAAAAATGCGCGCGAGGCAGCATTGACCTTATTAGGTCGTGCGCGCAAGGACGAGCGCAGCAGCAACTAG
- the yiaY gene encoding L-threonine dehydrogenase has translation MAASVFYIPSVNIIGSDSLSCAMDTMRDYGWRRALIVTDAMLNKLGMAADIQNALKERNINSVVYDGTHPNPTTANVAAGLEILKANQCDCVISLGGGSPHDCAKGIALVAANGGDIRDYEGVDRSAKPQLPMIAINTTAGTASEMTRFCIITDEARHIKMAIVDKHVTPVLSVNDASLMSGMPKSLTAATGMDALTHAIEAYVSVAATPITDACALKAVTMISENLVQAVEDGSNAQAREAMAYAQFLAGMAFNNASLGYVHAMAHQLGGFYDLPHGVCNAVLLPHVQVFNSKVAAARLSDCAKAMGVDVSKMTDEQGAQACIVEIRTLARKVNIPAGLRELNVKEEDIPVLATNALKDACGFTNPVQATHEEIMAIYRAAM, from the coding sequence ATGGCTGCATCCGTATTTTATATTCCATCTGTGAATATTATTGGTTCTGATTCATTATCGTGCGCAATGGATACCATGCGTGATTATGGCTGGCGTCGCGCGCTGATTGTTACCGATGCTATGCTGAACAAACTGGGGATGGCTGCTGATATTCAAAACGCACTGAAAGAACGCAATATTAACAGTGTAGTTTATGATGGAACGCACCCTAACCCAACAACAGCAAACGTGGCTGCTGGCCTGGAAATATTAAAAGCCAATCAGTGCGATTGCGTTATTTCTCTTGGCGGTGGCTCACCACACGATTGTGCAAAAGGTATTGCGCTGGTGGCTGCAAACGGCGGCGATATTCGTGATTATGAAGGCGTTGATCGTTCGGCAAAACCGCAATTACCGATGATCGCCATTAATACCACCGCTGGTACTGCATCTGAAATGACGCGCTTCTGTATTATTACCGATGAGGCGCGCCATATTAAAATGGCCATTGTGGATAAACACGTCACGCCAGTGCTGTCGGTTAACGACGCGTCGCTGATGAGCGGCATGCCAAAATCGCTGACGGCAGCAACCGGCATGGATGCTCTGACACACGCGATTGAAGCTTATGTTTCCGTGGCGGCCACACCGATTACCGATGCCTGTGCACTGAAAGCGGTAACGATGATTAGCGAAAACCTGGTGCAGGCTGTCGAAGATGGCAGTAACGCTCAGGCGCGTGAGGCGATGGCGTATGCGCAGTTCCTTGCCGGGATGGCCTTTAACAATGCCTCTTTAGGCTATGTGCATGCAATGGCGCATCAGCTGGGTGGCTTCTACGACCTGCCGCATGGTGTGTGTAACGCAGTACTGCTGCCGCATGTTCAGGTGTTCAACAGCAAAGTGGCGGCGGCGCGCTTGAGTGACTGTGCAAAAGCAATGGGGGTGGATGTCAGCAAGATGACGGATGAGCAGGGTGCTCAGGCCTGCATTGTTGAAATTCGTACTCTGGCGCGCAAGGTAAATATCCCGGCGGGTCTGCGTGAGCTGAATGTCAAAGAGGAAGATATTCCGGTTCTGGCAACCAATGCGCTGAAGGACGCCTGCGGGTTCACTAACCCTGTGCAGGCAACCCACGAAGAGATCATGGCGATTTACCGCGCCGCGATGTGA
- the lldD gene encoding L-lactate dehydrogenase produces the protein MIISAASDYRAAAQRILPPFLFHYIDGGAYAEHTLRRNVEDLSDVALRQRVLKNMSDLSLETTLFNETLSMPVALAPVGLCGMYARRGEVQAAAAADAKGIPFTLSTVSVCPIEEVAPTIKRPMWFQLYVLRDRGFMRNALERAKAAGCSTLVFTVDMPTPGARYRDAHSGMSGPNAALRRYWQAVTHPQWAWDVGLNGRPHDLGNISAYLGKPTGLEDYIGWLANNFDPSISWKDLEWIREFWDGPMVIKGILDPDDARDAVRFGADGIVVSNHGGRQLDGVLSSARALPAIADAVKGDIAILADSGIRSGLDVVRMIALGADSVLLGRAYLYALATHGQAGVANLLNLIEKEMKVAMTLTGTKTIGEISQDSLVQELSKLPASLAALAQGDAA, from the coding sequence ATGATTATTTCCGCAGCCAGTGACTATCGCGCCGCGGCGCAGCGCATTTTGCCGCCATTCCTGTTCCACTATATCGACGGCGGTGCGTATGCCGAACATACCCTGCGCCGCAATGTGGAAGATCTGTCAGACGTGGCCCTGCGCCAGCGCGTGCTGAAGAATATGTCCGATCTGAGCCTGGAGACAACGCTGTTTAATGAAACGCTCTCCATGCCGGTGGCCCTCGCCCCCGTCGGTTTGTGCGGCATGTACGCCCGTCGTGGTGAAGTGCAGGCGGCCGCAGCGGCAGATGCCAAAGGGATCCCCTTTACCCTCTCCACCGTTTCCGTCTGCCCGATTGAAGAAGTCGCCCCCACCATTAAGCGCCCGATGTGGTTCCAGCTGTATGTCCTGCGCGATCGCGGCTTTATGCGTAACGCACTGGAGCGCGCCAAAGCGGCAGGGTGCTCAACGCTGGTCTTTACCGTCGATATGCCAACACCAGGCGCACGCTATCGTGATGCCCACTCCGGTATGAGCGGCCCGAATGCCGCCCTGCGCCGCTACTGGCAGGCTGTGACTCACCCGCAGTGGGCGTGGGATGTTGGCCTGAACGGGCGTCCGCACGACCTGGGTAATATTTCAGCCTATCTGGGTAAACCGACCGGGCTGGAAGATTACATCGGCTGGCTGGCGAATAACTTCGATCCGTCAATCTCCTGGAAAGACCTGGAGTGGATCCGCGAATTCTGGGACGGCCCGATGGTGATCAAGGGGATCCTCGATCCGGACGATGCCCGCGACGCCGTGCGCTTTGGCGCGGACGGTATTGTGGTGTCAAACCATGGCGGACGCCAGCTTGACGGGGTGCTCTCTTCTGCGCGCGCGCTGCCGGCCATTGCTGACGCAGTGAAAGGCGATATCGCCATTCTGGCCGACAGCGGTATCCGCAGCGGGCTGGACGTGGTGCGCATGATAGCGCTCGGTGCAGACAGCGTATTGCTGGGGCGCGCGTACCTCTATGCGCTGGCCACCCACGGCCAGGCTGGCGTGGCAAACCTGCTGAACCTGATCGAGAAAGAGATGAAGGTGGCGATGACGCTGACCGGCACGAAAACGATCGGTGAAATCAGCCAGGATTCACTGGTACAGGAGCTGAGTAAATTACCTGCATCGCTGGCAGCGCTTGCTCAGGGGGACGCAGCGTAA
- the secB gene encoding protein-export protein SecB, translated as MSEQNNTEMTFQIQRIYTKDVSFEAPNAPHVFQKDWQPEVKLDLDTASTQLADDVYEVVLRVTVTASLGEETAFLCEVQQGGIFSIGGIEGNQMAHCLGAYCPNILFPYARECITSLVSRGTFPQLNLAPVNFDALFMNYLQQQAGEGAEQHQDA; from the coding sequence ATGTCAGAACAAAACAACACCGAAATGACTTTCCAGATCCAGCGCATCTACACCAAGGATGTCTCTTTCGAAGCGCCAAATGCGCCACACGTTTTCCAGAAAGATTGGCAGCCAGAGGTTAAACTTGATCTTGATACCGCATCCACTCAGCTGGCGGATGATGTGTACGAAGTCGTACTGCGTGTGACCGTTACTGCTTCTCTGGGCGAAGAAACTGCATTCCTGTGCGAAGTACAACAGGGTGGCATCTTCTCCATCGGTGGCATCGAAGGTAACCAGATGGCGCATTGCCTGGGTGCATACTGCCCGAACATCCTGTTCCCGTATGCGCGTGAATGCATCACCAGCCTGGTTTCTCGCGGTACTTTCCCGCAACTGAACCTGGCACCTGTAAACTTTGATGCGCTGTTCATGAACTATCTGCAGCAGCAGGCTGGCGAAGGTGCTGAACAACATCAGGATGCCTGA
- a CDS encoding IS1294 transposase translates to MLSGFTPRPLKRLFTANQCWTSFLDAGGLRDIEVEAVTKMLACGTRILGVKEFGCDNPDCQHVKYLTNSCGSRACPSCGKKATDLWTATQLNRLPDCDWVHLVFTLPDTLWPVFESNRWLLNDVCRLAVENLLYAARKRGLEPGIFCAIHTYGRRLNWHPHVHVSVTCGGLNKHGQWKKLSFLKDAMRSRWMWNMRQLLLKAWSEGMAMPESLSHITTESQWRSLVLKSGGKYWHVYMSKKTAGGRNTARYLGRYLKKPPIAASRLAHYNGGASLSFRYLDHKTGETATETLTQRELVARLKQHIPEKFFKMVRYFGFLANRVCGEKLPQVYRALGMDKPEPVAKVCYAQMVKQFLSRDPFECVLCGCRMVYRRAIAGLNVSGLKKNARDISLLRYMPA, encoded by the coding sequence ATGTTGTCCGGTTTTACTCCCCGCCCTCTGAAACGTCTGTTCACAGCCAACCAGTGCTGGACGTCCTTCCTGGATGCGGGCGGTCTGCGCGATATCGAGGTTGAAGCCGTCACCAAAATGCTGGCCTGCGGCACACGGATACTGGGTGTAAAAGAGTTCGGGTGTGATAACCCGGACTGTCAGCACGTAAAGTACCTGACCAACTCATGCGGCAGCCGTGCCTGCCCGTCCTGCGGAAAGAAGGCCACAGACCTGTGGACAGCAACACAGCTGAATCGTCTTCCTGACTGCGACTGGGTACATCTGGTCTTCACCCTGCCGGACACGCTGTGGCCGGTGTTCGAAAGCAACCGCTGGCTGCTGAATGACGTGTGCCGTCTGGCGGTGGAGAATCTGCTGTATGCCGCCCGAAAACGGGGGCTGGAACCCGGTATCTTCTGCGCCATCCACACGTATGGCCGTCGTCTCAACTGGCATCCGCATGTACATGTGTCTGTAACCTGTGGAGGTCTGAATAAGCATGGTCAGTGGAAAAAGCTGAGCTTCCTGAAAGACGCGATGCGTTCACGGTGGATGTGGAATATGCGGCAGCTGCTTCTGAAAGCGTGGTCAGAGGGGATGGCAATGCCGGAGTCGTTGTCACATATCACGACGGAATCACAGTGGAGAAGCCTGGTGCTGAAATCCGGCGGAAAATACTGGCATGTGTACATGTCGAAGAAGACAGCCGGAGGGCGGAATACGGCACGCTACCTGGGTCGTTATCTGAAGAAGCCACCAATAGCGGCTTCCCGACTGGCTCATTACAACGGAGGGGCAAGCCTGAGCTTCCGTTACCTGGACCACAAAACGGGAGAAACGGCGACGGAAACGCTGACACAGCGTGAGCTGGTCGCGAGGCTGAAACAGCACATCCCGGAGAAGTTTTTTAAGATGGTGAGGTACTTCGGGTTCCTTGCCAACCGTGTGTGTGGAGAGAAGCTGCCGCAGGTGTACCGTGCACTGGGGATGGATAAACCGGAACCAGTGGCGAAAGTGTGCTATGCACAAATGGTGAAACAGTTCCTGAGTCGTGACCCGTTCGAATGCGTGCTGTGTGGCTGCCGGATGGTATACCGCCGGGCCATTGCGGGGCTGAATGTATCAGGGCTGAAGAAAAACGCGCGGGATATCAGTCTACTGAGGTATATGCCGGCCTGA
- a CDS encoding serine O-acetyltransferase: protein MPCEELDIVWNNIKAEARALADCEPMLASFYHATLLKHENLGSALSYMLANKLASSIMPAIAIREVVEEAYAADPEMIASAACDIQAVRTRDPAVDKYSTPLLYLKGFHALQAYRIGHWLWNEGRRALAIFLQNQVSVTFQVDIHPAAKIGRGIMLDHATGIVVGETAVIEDDVSILQSVTLGGTGKTSGDRHPKIREGVMIGAGAKILGNIEVGRGAKIGAGSVVLQPVPPHTTVAGVPARIVGKPDSDKPSMDMDQHFNGIRHTFEYGDGI from the coding sequence ATGCCGTGTGAAGAACTGGATATCGTCTGGAACAATATTAAAGCCGAAGCCCGGGCTTTGGCCGACTGCGAGCCTATGCTGGCCAGCTTCTATCACGCGACGCTACTCAAGCACGAAAACCTCGGCAGCGCCCTGAGCTATATGCTCGCCAACAAACTGGCTTCCTCCATCATGCCTGCTATCGCTATTCGTGAAGTGGTGGAAGAGGCCTACGCCGCAGACCCTGAAATGATCGCCTCCGCTGCCTGCGATATCCAGGCCGTGCGCACGCGTGACCCGGCAGTGGATAAATACTCCACGCCGCTGCTGTATCTGAAAGGTTTCCACGCCTTACAGGCTTATCGCATCGGCCACTGGCTGTGGAACGAAGGCCGCCGCGCGCTGGCTATCTTCCTGCAAAACCAGGTTTCCGTCACCTTCCAGGTGGATATTCACCCTGCAGCGAAAATTGGCCGTGGGATCATGCTCGACCACGCCACCGGTATTGTGGTCGGTGAAACGGCGGTGATTGAAGATGACGTCTCAATTCTGCAGTCGGTCACGTTGGGCGGTACCGGTAAAACCAGCGGCGATCGTCATCCGAAAATTCGTGAAGGGGTGATGATTGGTGCGGGGGCGAAAATCCTCGGCAATATCGAAGTCGGACGCGGCGCGAAGATCGGCGCGGGTTCCGTGGTACTGCAGCCCGTTCCACCGCACACGACTGTCGCGGGTGTACCGGCGCGTATTGTCGGCAAGCCAGACAGCGATAAACCGTCGATGGATATGGATCAGCACTTCAATGGTATTCGCCATACCTTTGAATACGGCGACGGTATTTGA
- a CDS encoding selenocysteine-specific translation factor — MIIATAGHVDHGKTTLLQAITGVNADRLPEEKKRGMTIDLGYAYWPQPDGRVLGFIDVPGHEKFLSNMLAGVGGIDHALLVVACDDGIMAQTREHLAILQLTGNPQLTVALTKADRVDEARIDEVRETVQAALREYGFADAPLFVTVATEGRGIDALRNHLQQLTPREHVSDHRFRLAIDRAFTVKGAGLVVTGTALSGEVNVGDTLWLTGVNKPMRVRGLHAQNQPAERAHAGQRIALNIAGDAEKEQLNRGDWLLADAPPEPSERVIVSLQTHIPLTQWQPLHIHHAASHITGRVSLLENNLAELVFDAPLWLADNDRLVLRDISARETLAGARVVTLNPPRRGKRKPEYLQWLAALAQAQDDKAALLVHLERGAVNLVDFAWARQLSGEGLRQLTQEPGFIQAGYSLLNAPVAACWQRKVLNTLATYHEQHQDEPGPGRERLRRMALPMEDDALVLLLIENMRESGVIKSHHGWLHLPDHKAGFTAEQEAIWQKVVSLFGDEPWWVRDLARETNTDEQVMRQVLRHAAQQGLIVAIVKDRYYRNDRIVAFANLIRELDQARGSTCAADFRDRLNVGRKLAIQILEYFNRIGFTRRRGNDHVLRDSLLFPETQSRH; from the coding sequence ATGATTATTGCCACCGCCGGTCACGTTGACCACGGAAAAACCACTTTATTGCAGGCTATCACGGGCGTAAATGCCGATCGTCTGCCGGAAGAGAAAAAGCGCGGCATGACCATCGATCTGGGTTATGCCTACTGGCCGCAGCCCGATGGCCGCGTGCTGGGGTTTATTGATGTACCTGGGCACGAAAAATTTCTTTCCAATATGCTGGCGGGCGTGGGGGGCATTGACCATGCGCTACTGGTGGTGGCATGTGATGATGGCATCATGGCGCAGACGCGTGAGCACCTGGCAATCCTGCAACTGACGGGCAACCCGCAGCTGACCGTTGCCCTGACCAAAGCTGACCGCGTGGATGAGGCTCGCATTGACGAGGTGCGCGAAACGGTGCAGGCCGCATTGCGTGAATACGGTTTTGCCGATGCGCCGCTGTTTGTCACCGTGGCGACGGAGGGGCGCGGCATTGATGCCCTGCGCAACCATCTACAGCAACTTACACCACGTGAGCACGTCAGCGATCACCGCTTCCGTCTGGCGATCGACAGGGCGTTTACCGTTAAAGGGGCGGGTCTGGTGGTCACCGGTACGGCACTGAGCGGCGAAGTGAACGTGGGAGATACCCTGTGGCTAACGGGCGTTAACAAACCGATGCGCGTACGGGGTTTGCATGCGCAAAACCAGCCTGCTGAGCGTGCCCATGCCGGGCAGCGAATCGCACTGAATATTGCCGGAGATGCGGAAAAAGAGCAGCTTAACCGTGGTGACTGGCTGCTGGCCGATGCACCACCTGAACCGTCTGAGCGGGTGATCGTCTCCCTGCAGACGCATATACCGCTTACCCAGTGGCAGCCGTTGCACATTCATCATGCGGCCAGCCATATTACCGGGCGTGTGTCGCTGCTGGAAAATAACCTCGCTGAACTGGTTTTCGACGCTCCACTGTGGCTTGCCGATAATGACCGCCTGGTGCTGCGGGACATTTCGGCGCGGGAAACGCTGGCCGGGGCGCGCGTGGTAACGCTCAATCCCCCCCGTCGTGGTAAACGTAAGCCCGAGTATCTTCAGTGGCTGGCAGCGCTGGCGCAGGCGCAGGATGATAAGGCTGCATTGCTGGTTCATCTGGAGCGCGGTGCTGTCAATCTTGTTGATTTCGCGTGGGCTCGCCAGCTCAGCGGTGAGGGGTTGCGCCAGCTGACACAAGAGCCAGGTTTTATTCAGGCCGGTTATAGTCTGCTGAACGCGCCAGTTGCGGCATGCTGGCAGCGTAAAGTGTTGAACACGCTGGCGACATACCATGAACAGCATCAGGATGAACCCGGGCCGGGGCGCGAACGTCTGCGACGCATGGCGTTGCCGATGGAAGACGATGCGCTGGTGTTGCTGCTGATTGAAAATATGCGTGAAAGTGGCGTGATTAAAAGCCACCACGGCTGGTTGCATCTGCCGGATCACAAAGCCGGGTTTACTGCAGAACAAGAGGCGATATGGCAAAAAGTGGTGTCGCTGTTTGGCGATGAGCCGTGGTGGGTTCGCGATCTTGCACGTGAAACGAATACTGATGAGCAGGTGATGCGCCAGGTGTTACGCCATGCCGCACAACAGGGGCTGATAGTGGCGATCGTTAAAGATCGTTATTACCGTAACGATCGGATTGTGGCGTTTGCTAACCTGATCCGCGAGCTGGATCAGGCGCGAGGCTCTACCTGTGCGGCAGATTTCCGCGATCGTCTCAATGTGGGTCGCAAGCTGGCTATTCAAATCCTGGAATATTTTAACCGAATTGGCTTTACCCGCCGCCGTGGTAACGATCATGTATTACGTGATTCATTATTATTTCCTGAAACACAATCAAGGCATTAA
- a CDS encoding transcriptional regulator LldR, translating into MIVMPRRLSDEIASRVRALIEEQQLEAGMKLPAERQLAAQLGVSRNSLREALATLVSEGVLLSRRGGGTFVRWQHDDWSEQNIVQPLKTLMENDPDYSFDILEARHAIETSTAWHAAMRATEADKEKLKACFEATQSSDPDIASQADVRFHLAIAEASHNVVLLQTMRGFFDLLQSSVKQSRQRMYLVPPVFARLTEQHEAVLNAILAGDADAARKAMMAHLGFVHTTIKRFDEDQARQARITRLPGDNDISRENKA; encoded by the coding sequence ATGATAGTGATGCCCAGACGCCTGTCCGACGAGATTGCCTCTCGCGTGCGGGCGCTGATTGAAGAACAACAGCTGGAGGCGGGCATGAAGTTGCCCGCCGAGCGCCAGCTTGCCGCTCAGCTTGGTGTGTCGCGCAATTCACTGCGCGAAGCGCTGGCCACGCTGGTTAGTGAAGGCGTGTTGCTGAGCCGTCGCGGCGGTGGCACATTTGTCCGCTGGCAGCATGATGACTGGTCCGAGCAAAACATCGTCCAGCCGCTGAAAACGCTGATGGAAAACGACCCGGACTACAGCTTTGACATCCTCGAAGCACGCCACGCCATCGAAACCAGCACCGCCTGGCATGCGGCCATGCGGGCAACTGAGGCCGACAAAGAGAAGCTCAAAGCCTGCTTCGAAGCGACCCAAAGCAGCGACCCGGACATCGCCTCCCAGGCGGACGTGCGCTTTCATCTGGCGATTGCCGAGGCGTCGCACAACGTCGTTCTGCTGCAAACCATGCGCGGTTTCTTCGACCTGCTGCAATCTTCCGTGAAGCAGAGCCGTCAGCGTATGTATCTGGTTCCGCCCGTTTTTGCCCGGCTGACCGAGCAGCATGAGGCGGTACTCAACGCCATTCTGGCCGGTGATGCCGACGCCGCGCGCAAAGCGATGATGGCGCATCTGGGCTTCGTCCACACCACCATTAAACGCTTCGATGAAGATCAGGCCCGACAGGCGCGTATTACCCGTCTGCCTGGCGACAACGATATTTCCAGGGAGAACAAAGCATGA